AACAATTACAAGAGGCATTTCTCATGGCTAAAATCGGATTTATCGGCACCGGCATCATGGGCCGCCCAATGGCGCAGAACCTGCAAAAAGCCGGTCACAGCCTGTTCCTCTCGACCCACCACGACGCTGCCCCTGCCGACCTGGTCGCCGCCGGCGCCGTAGCCCTGGCCAACCCGAAAGAAGTGGCCCAGGAAGCTGAATTCATCATCGTCATGGTCCCCGATACCCCGCAGGTTGAAGCGGTGCTGTTCGGCGACAACGGCGTGGCCCAGGGCGTCGGCCCGAACAAGGTGGTGATCGACATGAGCTCGATCTCGCCAACCGCCACCAAAGCCTTCGCCGAGAAGATCAAGGCCACCGGCGCCACCTACCTCGACGCGCCGGTGTCCGGCGGTGAAGTCGGTGCCAAGGCCGCGACCCTGAGCATCATGGTCGGCGGCTGCCCGAACGCCTTCGAACGCGCCCTGCCGCTGTTCCAGGTCATGGGCAAGAACATCACCCGCGTCGGCGGCAGCGGCGACGGCCAGACTGCCAAGGTCGCCAACCAGATCATCGTCGCCCTGAACATCCAGGCGGTGGCCGAAGCGCTGCTGTTCGCCGCCAAGAACGGCGCCGACCCTGCCAAGGTGCGTGAAGCACTGATGGGCGGCTTCGCTTCGTCGAAAATCCTCGAAGTGCACGGCGAGCGCATGATCAAGGGCACCTTCGACCCGGGCTTCCGTATCAGCCTGCACCAGAAAGACCTGAACCTGGCCCTGCAAGGCGCCAAGGAACTGAACATCAACCTGCCCAACACCGCCAACGCCCAGCAAGTGTTCAGCACCTGCGCGGCCATCGGCGGCGCCAACTGGGACCACTCGGCGCTGATCAAGGGCCTTGAGCACATGGCCAACTTCTCGATCCGCGGTGAAGAGTAAGAGGCCAGTTGCAAGCTTCAAGCTGCAAGTAAAAGCAGGCCGCGCGTCGATCCGCTTTCTCTTGCGGCTTGGAGCTTGAAGCTTGCCGCTTTCAGCGCCCCTGGGTCGGCCTGCACGGAGGCGGGCCCAGGGGCGTTTTTGATTCTGAAAAACAATAAGATTGGAGCCTGCCATGTCGGTCGATCCGCAACACTTTCTGCGCGAGCTGTTCGCCACGGCCATCGATGCCGCGCATCCCCGCCAGGTCCTTGAAGCCCACCTGCCCAGCGACCGCAGCGGTCGCGTCATCGTCATCGGCGCCGGCAAGGCTGCCGCGGCCATGGCTGAAGTCGTCGAGCGCGCCTGGAAGGGCCCGGTTTCCGGCCTGGTGGTTACCCGCTACGGCCATGGCGCCAGCTGCTCGAAAATCGAAGTGGTCGAAGCCGCCCACCCGGTCCCGGATGCCGCCGGCCTGGCCGTGGCCAAGCGGGTACTGGAAATGGTCAGCAACCTCACGGCTGACGACCGGGTGATTTTCCTGCTCTCCGGCGGTGGTTCGGCGCTGCTGGCGCTGCCTGCCGAAGGCCTGACCCTGGCCGACAAGCAACAGATCAACAAGGCCCTGCTCAAATCCGGCGCCACCATCGGCGAGATGAACTGCGTGCGCAAGCACCTCTCGGCGATCAAGGGCGGGCGCCTGGCCAAGGCTTGCTGGCCGGCCACCGTCTATACCTATGCGATTTCCGATGTACCCGGGGATCTGGCCACGGTCATTGCCTCCGGCCCCACCGTGGCCGACCCGAGCACCTCGGCCGAAGCCCTGGCGATCCTCAAGCGCTACAACATCGAAGCGCCTGCTGCGGTCACCGCCTGGCTCAACAACCCGGCCTCCGAGACCGTCAAGGCTGACGACCCGGCCCTGGCCCGCAGCCACTTCCAGCTGATCGCCCGGCCCCAGCAGTCGCTGGAAGCGGCAGCGGTCAAAGCCCGCCAGGCCGGCTTCAGCCCGCTGATCCTTGGCGACCTCGAAGGCGAGTCGCGCGAGGTGGCCAAGGTCCATGCCGGCATCGCCCGGCAGATCGTCCAGCACGGCCAGCCGCTGTCGCCACCCTGCGTGATCCTCTCCGGTGGCGAAACCACCGTGACCGTGCGCGGCAATGGCCGTGGCGGGCGCAACGCCGAGTTTTTGCTGAGCCTGACCGAAAGCCTCAAGGGCCTGCGCGGGGTCTATGCCCTGGCCGGTGACACCGATGGCATCGACGGCTCCGAAGACAACGCCGGCGCACTGATGACCCCGGACAGCTACGCCCGCGCCGCGGCCCTGGGCCTGTCGGCCAGTGACGAGCTGGACAACAACAATGGCTACGGCTACTTCGCCGCGCTCGATGACTTGATCGTTACCGAGCCGACGCGGACCAACGTCAACGATTTTCGCGCCATCCTGATTCTCGAGAGTGCCTGACATGACGCCTGATAAAAAAGTCAAAATCCTCGCCACCCTCGGTCCTGCG
This portion of the Pseudomonas sp. SORT22 genome encodes:
- a CDS encoding 2-hydroxy-3-oxopropionate reductase; translation: MAKIGFIGTGIMGRPMAQNLQKAGHSLFLSTHHDAAPADLVAAGAVALANPKEVAQEAEFIIVMVPDTPQVEAVLFGDNGVAQGVGPNKVVIDMSSISPTATKAFAEKIKATGATYLDAPVSGGEVGAKAATLSIMVGGCPNAFERALPLFQVMGKNITRVGGSGDGQTAKVANQIIVALNIQAVAEALLFAAKNGADPAKVREALMGGFASSKILEVHGERMIKGTFDPGFRISLHQKDLNLALQGAKELNINLPNTANAQQVFSTCAAIGGANWDHSALIKGLEHMANFSIRGEE
- a CDS encoding glycerate kinase; amino-acid sequence: MSVDPQHFLRELFATAIDAAHPRQVLEAHLPSDRSGRVIVIGAGKAAAAMAEVVERAWKGPVSGLVVTRYGHGASCSKIEVVEAAHPVPDAAGLAVAKRVLEMVSNLTADDRVIFLLSGGGSALLALPAEGLTLADKQQINKALLKSGATIGEMNCVRKHLSAIKGGRLAKACWPATVYTYAISDVPGDLATVIASGPTVADPSTSAEALAILKRYNIEAPAAVTAWLNNPASETVKADDPALARSHFQLIARPQQSLEAAAVKARQAGFSPLILGDLEGESREVAKVHAGIARQIVQHGQPLSPPCVILSGGETTVTVRGNGRGGRNAEFLLSLTESLKGLRGVYALAGDTDGIDGSEDNAGALMTPDSYARAAALGLSASDELDNNNGYGYFAALDDLIVTEPTRTNVNDFRAILILESA